CATGGCGCGCTGTGGTACGAGGAGTAAAACTTGCCGTACTGCCCGGTGAAATCTTCATGGTGCAGGTGAAGCCAATCGTACCGGGAGAGGTTCCCTCTCAGGACTTCCGGGTCCCATAATTTGTCGTAATTGATTTCGGCATACGTAAGGGCTAACGTGACGGCGTCGTCCCACGGTTGAGTGTTGGAGGGTGTATATACCGCTATGCGCGGCACCTTTTCGAGCAGAATAACTTCCATGTTGTTGGCTTCTATCTCTGCGTACACGTCGATAATTCGGCTTGACGCAACTGTCTCGGAGCTTACTCCGCGTATCCTGCATTCCCGCGCGATCTTATCTGAATAGTCTATCAGGAAAGAACCGCCGCGGTAATTCAGCAGCCACTCGACTTCCAAGTCCGCTTCCAATATCCAAAAGGCGATGCCGTATGCTTTAAGGTGATTGGTCTGTGTTAAATCCATAGGTATGAGAAGTTTTTGCCCCTGAAGAAGGTTGAGATTGAACAGAAAAAATATAATGGTAAGGAGATGTTTCAATCTAATTGACCTTATTTGAATCTGCAATTTCCCGCAGCTTTTTTCTCGCTCTTTCCGAGTACAGGCTTCTCGGGTGTTCGATAAGGAGTTTTTCGTAATAATACACCGCAGCTGCCCGGTCTTGCAGTCCGACCTCACTGACCTCAGCCGCCGCCACGAGAGCTTTGTCATTCAGATCAGATTCGGGAAAAATCTCCAAAAAGCGGTCGAAAGTCTCTTTGGATTCTCGATATCTTCCCATTTTCGCCGACAGTTCTCCCGCCATGAAGAGGGCGTCGTCCGAGAAGGGGGAGTCCGGGTGTTCGTCGGTCAAGGACAAAAAAGCGGAGCGCGCCTCAGAATGTTTCCTGCGGTATGAGAGGAGATCCGCCTTTGCGTACATTTTCAATTCTTCCATCGCCGATGCGGTTGTATGGCTTTTTGCGATCTGTATCAGTATGCTCAGCTCGAGCACATCATTCATGAGCTTGTCCTCAAAATCGATTTCAAAGATCAATTCGTTCAGATGATATAAGGCGCTGTCGAGCTCACCGCTGAAGTATTCGATCCTGCATGCGGAAAATTTAGCGTGCAGGCGGAGCTCTTCGGACCTAGCTCTTTCGGCTAACTGTAAATACGATCCCTTAGCAGTTTCCAGCATGCCCCTTTCAAGAGAGATGTCCGCTAATCTCATCAGCGCAGGTTCAACGATCTCAGGTTTGCGGGAAGCTTTGAGAGAACTTTCGAAAGCTCTCTCCGCCTCATCGAGATTTTGCAACCGATTCAAATTTATCTCACCCATTCGGAAGTAAGCCCTGCCCGAAATCGAGCTGTTGGCGTAAGTAGATGCTATGGAGTCATATAGCGCAATCGACTGCGGAATGGCCGGCGCCTCGTTTATACCTTCTCCAAACCGATTCGGGTGCGCCAGCAGGTAGTCGGAATCGGGATAAGATCGTGCGGTTTCGCTTAATTCAGTCAGCTCTGCGAGAAGAAAATAAACCTGAGGGTAAAGACGACTTTCGGGTTTTAAAGTCATGAAGCGATAAGCGGCTTCGATTCCGATTTTATAATGCTTTTCCCGTTTCAGGGTTTGTATAAAGTCGAAAAGAACCCAGCCATCCGATTCGGAATTTTGCTCGAGAACGACGTAACCCTCGAAAGATTCTCTTAAATTGCCGCTTCGATAGTGATAATCAGCGACGAGCTGCCTGAGGTTTGCGTTATCGGGCGATTCGGCAAGTCCTTTTTCAAGCCGGGAAAGTACCAACCGGACGGTGGCGCTGTCGCCGCTGAACCTTGAGAGCTGTTTTCGCACGTAGTTATAATTTTTTGAATCAAAACTAAGAAACTTCACATATTCTTCCGTAGCCTTGAGGTAGTTAAGGCGGGCGGCATAGAAATTAGCCAGATCACGAGTGACCGGAGCCGGATTCTCCATGTTATTCTGAGCATCTACGTAAATGTCCACAGTCTCATCGAAAAACCGATTGCTCTGTAAGACTAAAGCAACGGTTCGGCGCAGTGAATAATTTTCCGGATGAGTATCAGTCAGTCTGCGGACAATTGACATACCCTTTTCGACCTCTCCTGATTTCAGGTAGGCATCCACCATTTCCGCTTCGATCCGCCAGTTTGCCGGATGACGTTCGAGCGCCCTGTTCAGAATCTCTAATATCTTATCGTACCTGTTAAGACGGGAGTAGATGTCTTTCAGCGAGTTGCTGAACGGAATATTATCCGGGTTATTGCGAGCCAGTCTTTCGAGTATTTCCGCCGCTTCTTCTAATTTGCCGGCTCGTTGATATGCCTTTGCCCTTTTGAAAAGCATCTCGTTTTCTATCACCTGTGCGTCTAAGGTGTTCAGGAGAGAAATAAACAGAACGACTAAAGTGCAAAAAACTCTCATCCGGAGTCATCTACCCCGGATTTTGTTTCGTTAATCCTGAGAGAGTTAAAATAATTCCTTATAAGTTCCTGATAGTCCCTCGCGTACCCTTCTCTCAGGGCGTTAATGAGCTCGCGGTTGAGTAGTTCGCCGCGTTCCCCCAAATCTTCGGGAAGACCCTGTGGACCGAGCCGGGTTATGTCAACAGCGCCTTTTGACTTCCGTTTGTTGCTTTTCTCTCTTTCTCTCATAGATTTTTGGGAATCGAGCATGCGGGAAAGAATCCGTTGCTGTCTCTGGATTGTATTCCGCGAGAATCGCCGGTTTTTAAGCTCGTTTACCACCTGTTCCATATCATCTACAATTGCGTCGAGCCTTCCGGGAGCGTCGCTTTTCCCAGCCATCTCCTTCATCA
This is a stretch of genomic DNA from Candidatus Neomarinimicrobiota bacterium. It encodes these proteins:
- a CDS encoding tetratricopeptide repeat protein is translated as MRVFCTLVVLFISLLNTLDAQVIENEMLFKRAKAYQRAGKLEEAAEILERLARNNPDNIPFSNSLKDIYSRLNRYDKILEILNRALERHPANWRIEAEMVDAYLKSGEVEKGMSIVRRLTDTHPENYSLRRTVALVLQSNRFFDETVDIYVDAQNNMENPAPVTRDLANFYAARLNYLKATEEYVKFLSFDSKNYNYVRKQLSRFSGDSATVRLVLSRLEKGLAESPDNANLRQLVADYHYRSGNLRESFEGYVVLEQNSESDGWVLFDFIQTLKREKHYKIGIEAAYRFMTLKPESRLYPQVYFLLAELTELSETARSYPDSDYLLAHPNRFGEGINEAPAIPQSIALYDSIASTYANSSISGRAYFRMGEINLNRLQNLDEAERAFESSLKASRKPEIVEPALMRLADISLERGMLETAKGSYLQLAERARSEELRLHAKFSACRIEYFSGELDSALYHLNELIFEIDFEDKLMNDVLELSILIQIAKSHTTASAMEELKMYAKADLLSYRRKHSEARSAFLSLTDEHPDSPFSDDALFMAGELSAKMGRYRESKETFDRFLEIFPESDLNDKALVAAAEVSEVGLQDRAAAVYYYEKLLIEHPRSLYSERARKKLREIADSNKVN